AGTCCAGCTGCCTGCCCAGGGCCACCTTGGCGAGGTTGTCGTAGCGGTCGGCGCCGGCGCTGTCCCCGGCCTGGCGCATCTCGTCCGCCTTGCGGGAGGCGGCCAGGGCCTTGTTGCCCCACTCACGTGTGGCGGCGACGTCGTCGTTGTAGTCCTGCTCGGCCAGGCGCAGATTGCCGATCGTCTGCGCCACTGCCTGCTCGGCCTCGGCGATGTTGTTGGTGTAGTCCCGCACGAGCTGGTCCAGCATCTTCTGCGGGTCCTCGGCGCGGTCGATCAGGGAGTTGATGTTCGCCTTCGTCAGCTGGGCGATCCGGCCGAGGATGGTCTGCTTCTCCGTCATGAGCGGTCCTTTCGAACGTGGGTCTGGTGGGTCGAACGTGCGGCAGCCCGAGATCGTCTCGCTCGGACTTTGTCTGTCTGCGATCAGAAGCGGCCGCCACCTCCTCGTCCGCGGCTACCGCCGCCTCCGAACCCGCCTCCGAAGCCCCCGCCGCCCCCGCGGGACCGGCTCCCGCCGAACCCGCCGCTGAAGCCGCCCCCGAACCCGCCGAAGCCGCCCCGATGGTCGTTGTCGAAGACCTCACCGAGGATGCCGCCCAGGATCAGCGAGCCGACGTCGATCCCTCCACCGCGGTGGCCGTAGCCGCTGCGTCCGGAGGTGGACCCGCCGAACCCGCCGTAGCCGTCGTCGTGGCCGGCCTCCCATCGGCGCACATCGGCATGGGCGAGGTCGCGCGCCTGGGAGGCGGCCTGCCACGCCCGGTTGAGCCGGTCGATGGTGCGGGCCGGGTCGGAGTCCCGGTCGGCGCGGGCCTGCCCGAGCATGTCGGTGGCCTCGGCCAGGCGCGTGCGTGCCTGAGCACCGACGGCGCCCCGGTGGGTCTCGATGTAGGAGTTCACCGAGCGCACGAGGTCCTCCGCGCGCTGCATCCCGGTCGGGATCTTCGCCGCTGCCCGCTGGCGGTGCTCGACCTCCTGGCGGTGGGGTGCCAGCGCCTCGTCGAGGGCGTCCTCGGCGGCGGTGATCTCCGCCAGGGCCGCGATCGGGTCCCCGGTCTCGCGGGCGAGCTGCGCCTGCTCGATCGCGGCGTTCGCCCGGGGGAGGATCCCCTGCACGCGGGAGTCGCCCCGCGCGAGCCGCTCGGCGTCGACCAGGTCAGCCCGGATGGAGGCCAGCGCCGGCTCCAGCCGGGATCGGGCCTCGGCCAGCTGCAGGCTGCCCTGGTGCACCGACTCCACCAGGGCGACCGCCTGGCCGAGTGCGTCCTCGGCCGTGCGGACGTAGGCGACGGCGGCGTTGCGCTCCTCCGCGGCGAGCCGTTCGCGGCCTGCGCGCACCGCCTCCTCGGCGGCGGTGAGCAGGTGACGTGCCTGCTCGGGCGCCTTGGCCACCGACTCCAGCGCCGTGGCCGGGTAGGTGGCGCGCAGCTGGTTCAGGGCGTGCTCGGCGGGCGGGATCGTGTCGGCGATCTCCTGCGCCCGCTGCTCGATCTCGTCCAGGGCCTGCGGAGCCCTGGCCTGCATGTCCCGCAGCTCGGCGAAGCCCTCGGCCTGCTCGTCGAGGGTGCGGTCGGCCTCCTCGCACAGCGTGAGGATGCGGATCAGGTCACTGCGGCGCTGGGCCTCGCTCGTGGCGGCACTGCGCTCGAGCCGGTTCTGGACCGCGAACGCCTCACCGAGCTGCTTCTTCGAGCTCTCCACCGCGCCGCGGAACCGCTGGATCGCCTGCAGCCCGAACTGGGCCTCGGCGAAGGCGAGCTCCTGCTCGGAGCTGCGGACGGCGTCGTCCAGGGCCACCAGAGCCGAGCCGGCGCGCTGCTCCAGCTCGGCCACGGGCACCCCGGCCAGCTCGGCCTCGGGTGAACCCGGCGGCGGGGGAGGGGTGGCCGGTCCCGCCGGCCTCCCGCCCGGGCCACCGCCGGCAGCCACGGCCTGCCTGCGGCGGCGCGAACGCAGCCAGGACCGGATCACCACCACGACGAGGATGATCACCAGCCCGGCGCCGAGCAGCCACCAGATCGCGCTCGCGCCCCCACCCCCGGCGGCCTCGCTGCGCAGCCCGTCGGCGAGCGCGACGGCGGCCCCGGTCCAGTCGTCGGCGGCGAGGTAGTCCTCGGCGTCGGCCTCGACCCGGTCGGTCTGGCTCTCGGAGAGCGGGAACGCGTCGTCATAGGAGGTGGCGTACGCACGGTCCTCGACCGCGACGGCCAGCAGCGCGTCGTTGACGCCCAGGTCCGAAGCGATCGCGGTCTCGGTGGCCCAGTCCTGCCGGCTCATGCCGTCGAAGGAGTCGACGTAGACCACGAACAGGTCCAGGTCGGTCTCCTCGGCCAGCCGCTCGGTGGCGGCCTCGATCTCGGCCGCACCCCCGCTCAGCACCTCCTCGGAGGTGAGGTCCTCCACGTGACCTGCCACACGCAGCGGTTCCTCCGCCAGACTCGGCCCCGCCGTCACGGTCGTCAGCATGAAGGTGGTGGCGGCGAGCGCCAGCAGGCGCGAGATGGTGCGGTTCACCCCCCGATCTTCGCCGTTCACCGGTCCCCGCGCAACGACCTGCCCCGGGTAGGCCTACCCGCCACCGTCCCCCTCGCGCTCCGCCCGACGGCGGCCGGCTCCGTGACCGCGCTCACGCGCCGTTTTGGGGCTCACCAGGTCGCGAGGCTATCTTGCCTGCCGTGACCCAGACCCCTTCCCCCACACGGCCTGCCCCCGTCGTCACGGTGATTCAGCACCAGGACGAGGTGCCCCTGGGCCTGCTCGCCGGGACGCTGACCGATCTCGAGGTGCGCCTGGTGCGCCCCGACGCCGGCGACCCGCTGCCCGAGGTGGGTGACCTCGAGGCGCTGATCGTGCTGGGAGGCACGATGGCAGCCGTCGACGACGCCGACCACCCGTGGCTGCCCGCGGTGCGCGGTCTGCTCGCCGAGGCGGTCCAGCGGGACGTGCCGACGCTGGCCATCTGCCTCGGCGCGCAGATGCTCGCCGTCGCCGCCGGCGGTCAGCTCACCGTCTCGGCGCCCACCGGCCCCGAGCGCGGCGTGGTCGAGGTGCGGATGCGCCCTGACGCCTGGTCCGACCCGGTCCTGGGCGCCGTCACCGAGACGCTCGGGCGGGACGTGCCGGTGCCGGCGATGCACAGCGACGCCGTCACCGTGCTGCCCAGGAGCGCCACCTGGCTGGCCTCCTCGATGCAGTACCCCTACCAGGCCTTCCGCCTGCGCAGCGCCCTCGGCCTGCAGTTCCATCCGGAGGCGGACGAGGCGACCATGCGCCGGTGGGCGCTGGCCGAAGGGCTCGATCCCAACGAGGTCGCCGCCGGATACGCCCGTCACACCGAGCACCTGACGAGGCTGGCCACGCAGATCGGCGCGGCCTTCTCCGCGCAGGTCCACCAGCGCGCGGCGGTCTCAGCGCTCGTCGGCTGAGGCGCCCATCGTCTCGTCGAGGAACTGCCACACCCGGGCCTGCAGGTCGGGCCCCAGCTCGTGCGGGGCATCGACGAACTCCCCGCGGTAGCACTCCGGCGCCCCGGCCTGGGCGTAGCGGGCCGCGATGCGGGCGTGGGCGGCGCGCATGCCGGCGAGCGGGAACAGCGCGTCGCGCTCGCCGTAGCCGACCAGCAACGGCCGGGGTGCGGCGGCCGCCGCGATGTCCGGCCAGTCCGCGACCCGGCCGATGCCGGGGTTCATCATCATCCAGGTGTGGCCGTGCACGAAGCCGTCCAGCACCTCCTCGAACCCGGCCATCATGCACAGCACGGCCGCCGCCCGCACCTGATCGCTGAGCGCCGTCAGCAGTGCCGTGCGTGCACCCCCGCCGGACAGGCCCACGACGGCGACCCCGCCGTCGTGCACGTCCGCTCGCCGGGCGAGCAGGTCCACCGCCATCAGGTCCTCGCGGGCCACCATCCCGCCCCAGGAGGTGCCGAGGACGCCCAGCAGCTTGGCCATCGCGTCCTCGTGCGGGCCGGCGAACGCGTCGTAGGTGTCCGATTCGTCGAGCTCGCGGCCCTGCCGCTGCGCTTCCCGGTCCGCGCGGGCGAGCTGGAGCCCGGCCACGGCGCGGGTGCGCGCCGGCATCGATGAGACCGGGATCCGGCGGCTGCCCCAGCCGAAGGCGTCGTGGGCCAGCACGGTGTACCCGCGGCGTGCCAGATCGTCGGCGATCGCCCGGCCCCCGTACAGCTCCTCCCGGATCCGGCGCACGGCTTCCGGCGTCGGGTCGGGGCCATCGGCGACCTTCTCCCGGCCGTAGTACTTGGCGCCGCCGTGGCAGTGCAGCACCGCCACCCCGGGCAGTGGCCCGGATTCACCGGCGGGGCGCAGCAGCCGGCCCCGTGCCGGGGCGCCCACGCCGGTCTCCCACTCCAGCTCCACCCCGGTGACGCCGTCGCGGGTCCAGGTGGCGAGCTCGCGGGCGGCCGGGGTCTGCTCGTGTGCCCAGAGCCCGAGGCTCGCGGTCAGTCGCTGCCGGATCTGGGCGCCGGTCGGAGCATCGGAGCCGAACAACGGGCCGCGCGAACGCGCGAGGTCGAGCAGCCCGGGCACGCCGGTGAGATCGGCGGGCGTGCGCGCCTCGTGGTCGGTCATCGGTGGCCTCTCGTCGTCCGCGGCAGCCTACGTGAGCCAGCGGGTGCTCTCAGCGCAGCCGCAGCGCGTGTCCTGCGCGTGCGTCCAGCACGGCGCCGTCGTGCCAGGCCGGCCGGCCCTCCAGCCAGACCCGGCGGACGCCATGGGTCAGCCCCCGGGGATCGTCGTAGGTGGCGGTGTCGCGGATCGCCTCGGGATCGAGCAGCACCAGGTCGGCCACCGCCCCGGGCCGGATCGTGCCGCGGTCGTCCAGACCGACCACCCGGGCCGGAGTGGCGCTCAGGTGCCGGACCGCCTCGGCCAGGGAGAGTACGCCGAGCTCGCGCACGTACCGGCCCAGGTAGCGCCCGAAGGTGCCCCGGGCGCGCGGGTGCGGCTTCTCGCCGACGAGGATGCCGTCCGAGCCGCCGCAGTGCCACGGATGGCGCATGATCGCACGCACATTCTCCTCGTGGCCCACGTGCATGAGGATCGTGGTGGCGAGGTCGTCGGCGCTCATCAGGTCCAGCGCCACCTCGGCCGGCGGGCGGCCCTCGTGCCTGGCCAGCTCGCTGACCCGGCGGCCCACCCGGTCGCGCAGAGACTCCTGCCCGGTGCCGGAGATCTCGATCGCCGACCAGTCCACCGGCACGCCGTGGGCACCGTCGGAGCCGGTCTCGTCGAGCTCGGTGAGGATCCGCCGGCGAGTGCGTGGCTCGGCGATGCGGTGCAGGGTGGCGTCCGGCCCACCCTCGCTCACCCAGCCGGGCAGGAGCGCGCTCAGCGTGGTGGCGCCGGCGAGATAGGGGTAGGTGTCCATCGAGACCTCCACGCCGTCCGCACGGGCCTCGTCGACGAGTCGGAGCAGGTCGGCGCCCCGGCCGGCGTTCAGCGGGAAATTCATGGTGGCGTGGGTCAGATGCATGCGCACGCCGGTGCGCCGGCCCAGCTCGATCATCTCCGCGAAGGCCTCGAGCGCCCCGGCACCGTAGCTGCGGGTGTGCGGGCTGATGTAACCGCCGGCCTCGGCGACCACCTCGCACAGCGCGGTCAGCTCCTCGGTCCGGGCGTACATCCCGGGCGCGTAGGTCAGGCCCATGGACAGGCCGGCGGAGCCGGCGGCCAGGCTCTCGCGCAGCAGCCCGGTCATCCGGTCCAGCTCGCTGTCCTGCGGGGCGCGCCGGTCGTTGCCCATCGCCAGCAGCCGGAGGTTGCCGTGCGGGGTGAGCACCGCGGCGTGGGTGGGCGCGCCGGCGTCGAGGACGTCCAGGAAGTCGGCCATCGAGCGCCAGTCGAGCGGGTGGTCGCCGTTCCAGCCGGCGATCTGACGGCGCAGCTGGGCCGCCGAGGCATCGTCCATCGGGGCATAGCCCAACCCGTCCTGGCCGATCACCTGCGTGGTGACGCCCTCGGCCAGCTTGGCCTCGGCGTGCGCGCCGGAGACCAGCGCCAGGTCGCTGTGAGCGTGCATGTCGATGAAGCCCGGCGCGAGCACCAGCCCGCCGGCCTCGACCACCTCACCGCCGGTGGTGGTTGCCGCTGCGGCGGCCGGCGGCTCGACCGCGGTGATCCGCCCCTCGTGCACCTGCACGGTGGCGTGCCGGGGCTCCTCGCCGCTGCCGTCGACGACGAGCGCCCCGGTGATCGTCAATGCTGCGGGTGCCATCAGAACCACGTCTCCACGGCGCCGACCACGAGCGGATCCTCGCTGCCGGCTTCTTCGATGAGCGGCAGCAGCCGCCACTTGTCCAGGATGGTGCACGGGTGGCTCATACCCAGCCGGACCACCTCACCGATCGCCGGGCCCGCCCCGGGCGGGGTCCGGACCAGGGTGTGCTGGTCGTTCAGTGCGCTCACCTCCAGGTCCGGCAGCGGGGCGCCGTCGCGCCCCCGCAGATCGGGAAGGACGAGGTCGTAGGCGAAGTCGCGCTTGCCGCCGTCCAGGACCACCAGCCCCGGCTCGGCGGCCGAGACCACCCGTGCCCACCCGAGCGCGGCCGGCCGCAACGGATCGGTGTCGGCAGCGAGCGGGGACAGGTGCCCGTAGTGGCCGTGGTCGTGGATCTGTGCCGCACCGGGGCGCAGGACCACGGTGCTCGCCGTTCCCGACGTGCCCGACGCACCTGCGAGCGCAGCGCCGACGACGTCGAAGTACAGGCTGCCCGAAGCGGTCAGGATCGGGTTGTCGGTCTCGAAGCGCTCGAGCAGCTGCTCGTGCAGCCCGGCCAACCGGGCGCACCAGGTGCGGACCTCCGCCAGCGAGGCGGCGCCGCGGTCGTGGGCGAGCGCTCCTTCGTAGCCGCCGCTGCCCACCAGCCGCAGGTGCCCGGCGGCCAGGACGGCCTCGGCGACCGTGAGTGCCTCGGGCACGCTCCGGACCCCGGTGCGGCCCTCCGTTCCGCCCAGGTCGACGATCACCTCCAGCGACCCACCGGCGGCCGCCGCCGCGCGCTCGGCGGCCTCGACCCCGGCGAGGCTGTCGCACCACAGCACCACGCGGCCCGCGTGCGCGGCGCTCGCGAGCCAGCCGAGCAGGTGGGGGTCGAGTACCTCGTTGGCGATCATCACCCGGGGCACGTGGTGGGTCAGCGCCACCTGCGCCTGCCATCCGGTGGCCACGGTGATGCCCCAGGCGCCGGCGTCGAGCAGCATCTGCCACAGCGCCGGTGCCATCGTCGTCTTGCCGTGGGGGGCGAGCTGCACGCCGCTCTCCTGCGCCCAGCGGGCCATCCGGTCGGTGTTGTGGCGCAGCGCGTCGGCGCTGAGGGTCACCAGTGGGGTGGACAGGTCCGAGACGCGCAGCCCCAGCGAGGCGAGGTCGTCGAGCTCGAGGCCCCACGTGCGGGAAGGGAAGGACTTGTGCTGCGGGCCGAGAGTGGTCATCTCTCGATGATCTCAGCCTCACCGGGTGCCGGGTCCCCGCTCGCGCGGCGGGTGGCCACGCCGAGCCGCTCGCCGCGCTCGGCGGCTGCGTGCCAGGCCTCGAAGACAGCGCCGCCCGGGCCGAGCCCGCCGCGGTCCAGCGGGACGTCGTCGGCGTCCACCTCGACCACCACGGCGTGAGTGCGCCGCGCCGGCGTGGCCGGCTCGGCCCGGGCCGCGGCAACGGCGTCGGCGAACGCGCGCCCCACCGGGGTGACCGCGTTGCCGGTGTCGAGCAGCCCGAGGCTGTACTCGAGGTCCTTGTAGTCGCCGAGCGTGCGCGAGACGTCGTGCGAGCACCACCAGGTGATGCCGTACAGGTGCTCGGTGGTCAGGGCCTCGGCGACCGTGCGCGTGCAGAACTGCGGCATCTCCGCCGGCGTCAGGTTGAGCGAGGGTGCGCCCACCTCCTGCAGCCAGATCGGTCGATCAGGGTTGGTGGCGAACGCGCGGGAGAGCTCGATCATCCACTCCGCGTGCCGCACCGACTGGCCCGACAGGCCCCCGTATCGCGCTGCCGTGCCGTTGAAGATCCATGAGTGCACCGTGGTCACGTCACCCAGGCGGGAGGCGTGCGTGGGCACGAAGGGGTGGCCGTCGCGATACCAGAGGTGGTCGTTCTCGCTGTGGGTGATGAGGTGGCCGGGCTCCGGGTCGCGCGGCGCCTCCAGCAGCGAGGTGAGCCAGTGCGTCACCTGGGAGGTGTCAGCGGGCATGGCGGCCGGGTTGGGCGGCTGGAACTGGTTGAGCTCGTTGCCGAGAGTCAGACCGATCAGGTTCGGGGCGTCCCGCACACAGTCGTAGACGGCAGCGACCAGGTCCGCCTGGGCCTGCACCGCGGCGGGGTCGGTGAACATGTTCCCCTCGTGCCAGTTCACCAGCCACGCAGGGACGAAGTCGAAGCCGGACATGTGTCCCTGGATCACGTCCACGCTGATGTCCAGGCCGAGCTCGGCCGCGAGGTCGGCCACCAGCCGGATGTCATCGAGCGCGCGGGCGCGGATCAGGGTCCGGTTGGGCTGCAGCACCGGCCACAGCGGGAACACCCGCACATGGTCCAGGCCCAGGCCGGCGAGGGCCTCGAAGTCGCGGCGCACGGCGTCGGGCTCGATGGCCATCCACTGGAACATCCAGTCGTGGGAGGGGACCCAGTTCGCCCCGAAGCGCGGGGTCGGGGCGGTCGGCGAGGCGTCGGGCAGAGCGGGCACAGTTCTCCTAGCAGGATCGGCAGTGGGGTGGGTCAGGAGGGGGCGGGGCCGGTGGACTCGCGCACCACGAGGCTGCGTCCGGGCACCATCACCGAGTCCACGGACTCGCCGCGGGCGAGCCGGGCGAGCAGGTCGACGGCGATGCGG
Above is a window of Ruania suaedae DNA encoding:
- a CDS encoding alanine racemase, whose translation is MTTLGPQHKSFPSRTWGLELDDLASLGLRVSDLSTPLVTLSADALRHNTDRMARWAQESGVQLAPHGKTTMAPALWQMLLDAGAWGITVATGWQAQVALTHHVPRVMIANEVLDPHLLGWLASAAHAGRVVLWCDSLAGVEAAERAAAAAGGSLEVIVDLGGTEGRTGVRSVPEALTVAEAVLAAGHLRLVGSGGYEGALAHDRGAASLAEVRTWCARLAGLHEQLLERFETDNPILTASGSLYFDVVGAALAGASGTSGTASTVVLRPGAAQIHDHGHYGHLSPLAADTDPLRPAALGWARVVSAAEPGLVVLDGGKRDFAYDLVLPDLRGRDGAPLPDLEVSALNDQHTLVRTPPGAGPAIGEVVRLGMSHPCTILDKWRLLPLIEEAGSEDPLVVGAVETWF
- a CDS encoding acetylesterase; the protein is MTDHEARTPADLTGVPGLLDLARSRGPLFGSDAPTGAQIRQRLTASLGLWAHEQTPAARELATWTRDGVTGVELEWETGVGAPARGRLLRPAGESGPLPGVAVLHCHGGAKYYGREKVADGPDPTPEAVRRIREELYGGRAIADDLARRGYTVLAHDAFGWGSRRIPVSSMPARTRAVAGLQLARADREAQRQGRELDESDTYDAFAGPHEDAMAKLLGVLGTSWGGMVAREDLMAVDLLARRADVHDGGVAVVGLSGGGARTALLTALSDQVRAAAVLCMMAGFEEVLDGFVHGHTWMMMNPGIGRVADWPDIAAAAAPRPLLVGYGERDALFPLAGMRAAHARIAARYAQAGAPECYRGEFVDAPHELGPDLQARVWQFLDETMGASADER
- a CDS encoding type 1 glutamine amidotransferase translates to MTQTPSPTRPAPVVTVIQHQDEVPLGLLAGTLTDLEVRLVRPDAGDPLPEVGDLEALIVLGGTMAAVDDADHPWLPAVRGLLAEAVQRDVPTLAICLGAQMLAVAAGGQLTVSAPTGPERGVVEVRMRPDAWSDPVLGAVTETLGRDVPVPAMHSDAVTVLPRSATWLASSMQYPYQAFRLRSALGLQFHPEADEATMRRWALAEGLDPNEVAAGYARHTEHLTRLATQIGAAFSAQVHQRAAVSALVG
- a CDS encoding TPM domain-containing protein, whose amino-acid sequence is MNRTISRLLALAATTFMLTTVTAGPSLAEEPLRVAGHVEDLTSEEVLSGGAAEIEAATERLAEETDLDLFVVYVDSFDGMSRQDWATETAIASDLGVNDALLAVAVEDRAYATSYDDAFPLSESQTDRVEADAEDYLAADDWTGAAVALADGLRSEAAGGGGASAIWWLLGAGLVIILVVVVIRSWLRSRRRRQAVAAGGGPGGRPAGPATPPPPPGSPEAELAGVPVAELEQRAGSALVALDDAVRSSEQELAFAEAQFGLQAIQRFRGAVESSKKQLGEAFAVQNRLERSAATSEAQRRSDLIRILTLCEEADRTLDEQAEGFAELRDMQARAPQALDEIEQRAQEIADTIPPAEHALNQLRATYPATALESVAKAPEQARHLLTAAEEAVRAGRERLAAEERNAAVAYVRTAEDALGQAVALVESVHQGSLQLAEARSRLEPALASIRADLVDAERLARGDSRVQGILPRANAAIEQAQLARETGDPIAALAEITAAEDALDEALAPHRQEVEHRQRAAAKIPTGMQRAEDLVRSVNSYIETHRGAVGAQARTRLAEATDMLGQARADRDSDPARTIDRLNRAWQAASQARDLAHADVRRWEAGHDDGYGGFGGSTSGRSGYGHRGGGIDVGSLILGGILGEVFDNDHRGGFGGFGGGFSGGFGGSRSRGGGGGFGGGFGGGGSRGRGGGGRF
- a CDS encoding glycoside hydrolase 5 family protein, coding for MPALPDASPTAPTPRFGANWVPSHDWMFQWMAIEPDAVRRDFEALAGLGLDHVRVFPLWPVLQPNRTLIRARALDDIRLVADLAAELGLDISVDVIQGHMSGFDFVPAWLVNWHEGNMFTDPAAVQAQADLVAAVYDCVRDAPNLIGLTLGNELNQFQPPNPAAMPADTSQVTHWLTSLLEAPRDPEPGHLITHSENDHLWYRDGHPFVPTHASRLGDVTTVHSWIFNGTAARYGGLSGQSVRHAEWMIELSRAFATNPDRPIWLQEVGAPSLNLTPAEMPQFCTRTVAEALTTEHLYGITWWCSHDVSRTLGDYKDLEYSLGLLDTGNAVTPVGRAFADAVAAARAEPATPARRTHAVVVEVDADDVPLDRGGLGPGGAVFEAWHAAAERGERLGVATRRASGDPAPGEAEIIER
- a CDS encoding N-acyl-D-amino-acid deacylase family protein codes for the protein MAPAALTITGALVVDGSGEEPRHATVQVHEGRITAVEPPAAAAATTTGGEVVEAGGLVLAPGFIDMHAHSDLALVSGAHAEAKLAEGVTTQVIGQDGLGYAPMDDASAAQLRRQIAGWNGDHPLDWRSMADFLDVLDAGAPTHAAVLTPHGNLRLLAMGNDRRAPQDSELDRMTGLLRESLAAGSAGLSMGLTYAPGMYARTEELTALCEVVAEAGGYISPHTRSYGAGALEAFAEMIELGRRTGVRMHLTHATMNFPLNAGRGADLLRLVDEARADGVEVSMDTYPYLAGATTLSALLPGWVSEGGPDATLHRIAEPRTRRRILTELDETGSDGAHGVPVDWSAIEISGTGQESLRDRVGRRVSELARHEGRPPAEVALDLMSADDLATTILMHVGHEENVRAIMRHPWHCGGSDGILVGEKPHPRARGTFGRYLGRYVRELGVLSLAEAVRHLSATPARVVGLDDRGTIRPGAVADLVLLDPEAIRDTATYDDPRGLTHGVRRVWLEGRPAWHDGAVLDARAGHALRLR